The following coding sequences are from one Plasmodium knowlesi strain H genome assembly, chromosome: 9 window:
- a CDS encoding tudor staphylococcal nuclease, putative: protein MEKLNGIVKQVVSADTYILAGAKKGGVAQERQVSLACIQCPRLFMKNQNVEKNEEPFAWESREFIRKMIIGKNVSFVVEYVYNNRTYCSVSYEDKNLAVLLLQRGYANLVSNKNVKTNVYAELESFYIEAKEKKLGIFGNNINNHVRNIVYSYNDKNQNKKIYDMFANKNLKCVVEHVRDGSNFRVYAEMEGTEKREDNMKVGGGTALQNGTVGESNSAEKGKKKKSGGGKKKTQKNNEGGEGAGSGVDEDGKVAMGYKTMYYFSFTLCGIIVDMFKKEVVNNVENVKEEQYAMETKKFVEARLLNREIEVVIKHIDNNCNLYGNVFYKLGNICTLLLKNGYAYINEYTIKYVENAIEYKRALDEAIQLRKKKWINYTEKKVDYEKEYLASVIEVVYGDVIIIDYHNEERRLYMASIKCEKHSTDLVQNTLCLSAKDYLKNQIAGQVVKIVTEYVRTPQSNSEGYIPQCSDDQGRMHFVSVYKMDDKKKKNKESAKDVAAVASNKWGGEGEEKKKKKKNTKKGGATTTGEGKSSGMKKGAKINGNAEANLGEEDVEDDEDNNWINMNEQLVARGLAKVMNHRQEDEKAANYFKLQELEKAAQEKKVGKYNPHIDIIKINNISGSENSLRARSFENVLNKYNNLNACVDYIYGANKFKLHIPSQNLLVNFILLGISVQKINLKEIGSINMSASQMKMKKVNGVGEYDEGDAHNMLNGDGKSTRKEKLELKEIAVQAYKYTRKMLMQRNVQITILTCDKGGNFIGILRHQNKDFGLHLLNLGYGMLNEIGLSNTNERNNYVKAVEEAKKEKRNIWALEKIDENEEDTDNAMLNGKNNLSQFDNIYYCSYVEDINNIYIQLKSKQDQLKKLQEELNNQSNLESSSQYALSDVKKNTLVIAKYIDKCYYRAVILQVNKAKQKALVKYIDFGNEDELNFEDIKKLSDGLSLKNYPPFSIRVSLAGVKIPIENKADLIIYVKKFLLDKFLYVKFEKKEKNGSYYHVVFYDYEQFTTNKNVKSVNEDIVSSGICYVDNRSDTKIFEKLKKEEVVAKKAKLLIWAYGDIDYDDES from the exons atggaaaaactgaaCGGGATCGTAAAGCAGGTCGTGTCAGCAGATACCTACATTTTGGCGGGTGCCAAAAAGG GTGGCGTTGCACAGGAAAGACAAGTGAGCTTGGCGTGCATCCAATGTCCCAGGTTGTTTATGAAGAATCaaaatgtggagaaaaatgaagagccaTTTGCATGGGAAAGCAGAGAATTTATTCGTAAAATGATAATTGGGAAAAATGTCAGCTTCGTAGTGGAATATGTTTATAACAACAGAACCTACTGCAGTGTATCTTACGAGGATAAAAATTTAGCAGTCTTGCTACTCCAGAGGGGATATGCCAATTTGGTGTCcaacaaaaatgtaaaaacaaATGTGTATGCCGAATTGGAGAGTTTCTACATCGAagccaaagaaaaaaagttaggAATTTTTGGAAACAATATTAACAACCATGTTAGAAATATTGTATACTCCTATAATGACAAAAatcagaataaaaaaatttacgatatgtttgcaaataaaaatttgaaatgTGTTGTTGAACACGTGAGGGATGGATCTAACTTTCGTGTCTATGCTGAGATGGAAGGAACTGAGAAGAGAGAGGATAACATGAAAGTAGGTGGGGGAACTGCATTACAAAATGGCACTGTTGGAGAAAGCAACAGCGCAGAAAagggtaaaaagaaaaaaagcggaggtgggaaaaaaaaaacccaaaaaaataatgaaggaggagaaggagcaGGTAGTGGTGTTGATGAAGATGGAAAAGTAGCAATGGGTTATAAGACCATGTACTACTTCTCCTTCACTTTGTGCGGTATAATAGTCGATatgtttaaaaaggaagtagtaaataatgtagaaaatgtaaaagaagaacagtATGCCATGGAGACAAAGAAGTTTGTTGAGGCGAGGTTACTAAATAGAGAAATCGAAGTAGTGATCAAGCATATCGATAATAATTGCAATTTGTATGGGAATGTATTTTACAAATTGGGGAATATCTGCACTCTCCTGTTGAAGAATGGCTATGCTTATATTAATGAATATACCATTAAGTACGTAGAAAATGCTATAGAGTATAAAAGGGCTTTGGATGAAGCAATACAACTGCGCAAGAAGAAATGGATTAACTACACGGAGAAAAAAGTGGATTACGAGAAGGAGTACCTTGCAAGCGTTATTGAGGTGGTCTACGGAGATGTTATCATTATAGATTATCACAATGAGGAAAGGAGACTTTACATGGCTTCcataaaatgtgaaaaacaCAGTACTGATTTGGTTCAAAATACACTATGCTTATCAGCCAAGGACTACTTGAAGAATCAAATTGCGGGGCaagttgtaaaaattgtaacGGAGTATGTGAGAACCCCACAGAGCAACAGCGAGGGGTACATTCCACAGTGCTCCGATGATCAGGGAAGGATGCATTTTGTGAGTGTCTACAAAATGGAcgacaagaagaagaagaataaggAGAGCGCGAAAGATGTCGCAGCCGTCGCTAGCAATAAATGGGgtggggaaggggaagagaagaagaaaaagaaaaaaaatacaaagaaaGGGGGCGCTACTACCACTGGTGAGGGTAAGAGTTCGGGAATGAAGAAGGGAGCTAAGATAAATGGAAATGCAGAGGCCAACCTTGGAGAGGAAGATGTAGAGGATGACGAAGATAATAATTGGATCAACATGAACGAACAATTGGTTGCGAGGGGGCTAGCCAAAGTGATGAATCACAGACAGGAAGACGAAAAGGCAGCGAACTACTTCAAACTACAAGAATTAGAAAAGGCAGcacaagaaaagaaggtaGGAAAATATAACCCACACATtgatattataaaaataaataatataagtGGAAGCGAAAATTCATTACGAGCCAGGTCATTTGAAAATGTTCTTAACAAGTATAACAATTTAAACGCATGTGTGGATTACATCTACGGAGCAAATAAATTCAAGCTTCATATTCCTTCGCAGAACTTGTTAGTAAATTTTATCTTACTAGGTATCTCTGTGCAGAAAATTAACTTGAAAGAAATTGGCTCTATCAACATgtcagctagccaaatgaaaatgaagaaagtaaACGGAGTAGGAGAGTATGACGAGGGAGATGCGCACAACATGCTCAATGGAGATGGCAAGTCTAccaggaaagaaaaattggaacTAAAGGAAATAGCTGTGCaggcatataaatatacaagAAAAATGCTAATGCAGAGAAATGTACAAATAACCATCTTAACGTGCGACAAGGGAGGCAATTTCATAGGTATTTTACGACACCAGAATAAAGATTTTGGATTACACTTACTAAATTTAGGGTATGGAATGCTTAACGAAATAGGATTAAGCAACACGAATGAAAGGAATAATTACGTGAAAGCAGTTGAAGAAgccaagaaggagaagagaaaCATATGGGCCCTTGAAAAAAtagatgaaaatgaagaagacacGGATAATGCTATGctcaatggaaaaaataacttaTCGCAATTTGACAACATCTACTACTGTTCCTACGTTGAAGATATCAACAACATTTACATTCAGCTGAAAAGCAAACAGgatcaattaaaaaaattacaggaAGAGTTAAATAATCAATCCAATTTAGAATCCTCATCCCAGTATGCTCTCTCcgatgtgaaaaaaaacacgctAGTCATTGCCAAGTATATAGATAAGTGTTACTACCGGGCTGTCATCCTGCAGGTAAATAAAGCCAAGCAAAAAGCCCTCGTTAAATACATCGACTTTGGAAATGAAGATGAATTAAATTTTGAAGATATTAAAAAGTTGAGTGATGGATtgagtttaaaaaattatcctcCTTTCAGCATAAGGGTTTCGCTAGCTGGCGTTAAAATTCCCATCGAAAATAAAGCAGATTTGATTATCTAcgtgaagaaatttttacttgataaatttttgtacgtgaagtttgaaaagaaggaaaaaaatggctccTACTAccatgttgttttttacgACTACGAGCAGTTCACCACGAATAAGAATGTAAAAAGTGTGAATGAGGATATTGTTTCCAGTGGTATATGCTATGTGGACAACCGCAGTGACACCAAAATATTTGAGAAgcttaaaaaggaggaggtgGTGGCGAAGAAGGCCAAACTCCTCATTTGGGCCTACGGTGACATCGACTACGATGATGAGAGTTAA
- a CDS encoding signal recognition particle subunit SRP72, putative, giving the protein MRDAQANASEICTLGEIKSHFESKKFEHVLNLTKKIYSTEEWDEYTLRARYYCLIEKGEFKKLLYEIMHMLVEGDGAKKSAKCGKGSSLDGNKGKKTFKDLFQVSYECIKKKNVLFELFYCMYKLKMLKKLNGCMKYVIEKENSLAQFMDVLLAEVNFRLHHFEASIAWYENLLESQNGKQVVAASTNVNSGYFSLYFKLLYEYNFLRSVNSRVSSDKAKQKDIEEVKNQILTNTDGFKYDEERDNFEQIFNYATFFIIEKNYPEAIKFLDLADAICRSTFVGGSASDCGVADAAEEVEQEEGDDVDDGKDNRESHVEQGKKRLSNHSVKNSLSLEGILMNKQMLVQLQRAYVYSKSNRLKDAIAIYENVLESYAENSQKGDTESTESLIPLVAYNNYLALRHNYEGESVRHLKPKGKSTPGSGIPSSGQVASASPPMFTLTQEKLNKIKSDLRMNKYSSQKDESQFMKSIALFNECISSLKNDQKDEFKSKLKSFTIRFGNSILLDKLIALFLKSENAYIKCKHHLLKNIHLMYSHQNKIKFLNAYLSLCYEKKSFTEIVKMYWKYEYVFKMDIHHYSTFFSNLFYVYICAPYGGESRPLMGKNNSSITTDGTITPHNLSLVIDLFNKYKQAIKADIRIVNYETVFLVSKYLLHHGKEELLTDLFDHLSKHVKNDFHFFSCFTYIYTFINMELTRKYEDKLKKAVLTETYLIDVEDLENKNITLGFSSSMGSTIMPGDANLPKGSLSTVPIDRNKKKRKRSKKVKNKKEGMGDHAGYDPEKWLPKHEKTGFKKSKKKKQKTAEASPKPKVVIVEEPKNNPSASSKLQGLKKRRKK; this is encoded by the coding sequence ATGAGGGATGCCCAAGCGAACGCATCGGAAATCTGCACGCTGGGTGAGATAAAATCCCATTTTGAATCGAAGAAATTTGAACATGTACTTAATTTaacgaagaaaatttacTCCACTGAGGAGTGGGATGAGTACACGCTGAGGGCTAGATACTACTGTCTGATTGAGAAgggagaatttaaaaaattgttgtaTGAAATTATGCACATGTTGGTTGAAGGTGATGGAGCGAAGAAGTCTGCAAAGTGTGGAAAAGGTTCCTCCCTGGATGGtaacaaagggaaaaaaacatttaagGATCTGTTCCAAGTAAGCTATGAATGtattaagaagaaaaacgttTTATTCGAGTTGTTCTATTGTATGTATAAATTGAAAATGCTGAAAAAACTGAACGGGTGTATGAAATACGTaattgagaaggaaaatagtTTAGCACAATTTATGGATGTACTCCTAGCAGAGGTAAATTTCAGATTACACCATTTCGAAGCGTCCATTGCTTGGTACGAAAATTTATTAGAGAGCCAAAATGGCAAGCAGGTAGTGGCGGCTTCCACTAATGTCAATAGCGGTTACTTCTCCTTGTACTTCAAGCTGCTATATGAGTATAATTTTTTGCGAAGTGTTAACTCCAGAGTGAGTTCTGATAAGGCGAAACAGAAAGACATCGAAGAGGTGAAAAACCAAATCCTAACGAATACGGATGGTTTTAAGTACGATGAGGAAAGGGATAATTTTGAACAAATATTTAATTatgctactttttttataattgaaAAGAATTATCCTGAGGCGATAAAATTCCTCGATTTGGCAGATGCCATTTGTAGGAGCACCTTTGTTGGGGGAAGCGCATCCGACTGTGGTGTTGCTGATGCTGCAGAGGAAGTGGAACAGGAAGAGGGTGACGACGTGGATGATGGAAAGGATAATCGAGAGAGCCACGtggaacaaggaaaaaaacgtttGAGTAATCACAGCGTGAAAAATTCCCTCTCGCTAGAGGGTATACTAATGAACAAACAGATGCTTGTGCAGTTACAGAGAGCCTACGTGTACTCCAAGTCAAATCGTCTGAAGGATGCCATAGCGATATATGAAAATGTCTTGGAAAGCTACGCGGAAAATTCGCAGAAGGGAGATACCGAAAGTACTGAGAGTCTCATCCCTCTGGTGGCGTACAATAACTACCTCGCCCTGAGGCATAATTATGAAGGTGAAAGTGTTCGCCATTTGAAGCCCAAAGGGAAGAGCACGCCAGGATCGGGAATTCCCTCATCTGGACAAGTTGCATCCGCATCGCCTCCCATGTTCACCCTGACTCAAGAAAAActaaacaaaattaaaagcgACCTacgaatgaacaaatatTCCTCCCAAAAGGATGAAAGCCAATTTATGAAGTCCATAGCGCTCTTTAACGAATGCATAAGTAGTCTGAAAAACGACCAAAAGGATGAATTCAAATCAAAGTTGAAAAGTTTTACGATACGTTTTGGAAATTCTATTCTCCTAGATAAATTAATAGctctctttttaaaaagcgaAAATGCATACATCAAATGTAAGCACCATCTGTTGAAGAACATCCATCTGATGTACTCTCATCAGAACAAAATCAAATTCCTCAACGCGTACTTATCTTTatgttatgaaaaaaaaagttttacagaaattgtaaaaatgtattggAAGTATGAATATGTATTCAAGATGGATATCCATCATTatagtacttttttttcgaacttattttatgtttatatatgtgctcCTTATGGAGGGGAATCGCGTCCTTTGATGGGAAAGAATAATTCCTCCATTACCACCGATGGTACTATCACCCCGCATAACCTCTCACTTGTTATCGATCTTTTCAATAAATACAAACAAGCCATCAAGGCAGATATCAGAATTGTTAATTACGAGACCGTTTTTCTAGTAAGCAAATATTTACTACATCAtgggaaagaagaattacTCACAGATCTCTTTGATCATTTGTCCAAACACGTTAAGAAcgattttcattttttttcttgtttcacttatatatatacctttaTTAATATGGAACTTACACGTAAGTATGAAGATAAATTGAAGAAAGCTGTCCTGACCGAAACTTATCTTATTGATGTAGAGGATCttgagaataaaaatatcactctgggtttttcctcctccatggGTTCTACTATTATGCCTGGTGATGCAAATCTCCCTAAGGGTTCCTTGTCCACAGTCCCCATCGAtagaaacaagaaaaaaagaaagagatcaaagaaagtgaagaataaaaaggaagggatgGGTGACCACGCTGGTTATGATCCAGAGAAGTGGCTCCCGAAACATGAGAAAACCGGCTTTAAGAAAtccaagaagaagaaacagaaaacaGCTGAGGCCTCCCCCAAACCGAAGGTGGTGATCGTGGAGGAGCCAAAAAACAACCCAAGCGCTTCTTCCAAACTGCAAGGTTTGAAAAAACGTCGTAAAAAGTGA
- a CDS encoding casein kinase 1, putative has translation MEIRVANKYALGKKLGSGSFGDIYVAKDIVTMEEYAVKLESTRSKHPQLLYESKLYKILGGGIGVPKVYWYGIEGDFTIMVLDLLGPSLEDLFTLCNRKFSLKTVLMTADQMLNRIEYVHSKNFIHRDIKPDNFLIGRGKKVTLIHIIDFGLAKKYRDSRSHTHIPYKEGKNLTGTARYASINTHLGIEQSRRDDIEALGYVLMYFLRGSLPWQGLKAISKKDKYDKIMEKKISTSVEVLCRNSSFEFVTYLNYCRSLRFEDRPDYTYLRRLLKDLFIREGFSYDFLFDWTCVYASEKDKKKMLENKNRFDQTADQEGRVKQN, from the exons ATGGAAATAAGAGTAGCGAATAAATATGCtttagggaaaaaattagggAGCGGCTCTTTCGGTGACATTTATGTCGCCAAAGATATTGTAACAATGGAAGAGTACGCCGTAAAATTA GAGTCAACGAGATCGAAGCACCCTCAGCTGCTGTACGAATCGAAGTTGTACAAAATATTGGGAGGAGGAA TCGGAGTACCTAAAGTGTATTGGTATGGCATAGAAGGGGACTTCACCATCATGGTTCTCGACCTATTGGGGCCATCTCTAGAAGATTTGTTCACCCTCTGTAACAGAAAATTCTCTTTAAAGACTGTCCTTATGACAGCCGACCAAATG TTAAACCGAATTGAGTACGTTCACTCCAAAAACTTCATACACAGAGATATCAAACCGGATAACTTTTTGATAG gaagaggaaaaaaagttaccCTAATTCATATCATCGATTTTGGACTtgcgaaaaaatatagagaTTCAAGATCGCATACTCACATTCCATACAAAGAGGGAAAGAATTTAACGGGAACGGCAAGATATGCCAGCATAAACACACATTTAG GCATCGAACAATCACGCAGGGATGATATAGAAGCCCTGGGTTATGTTCTCATGTATTTCTTGCGAGGCAGTTTACCATGGCAAGGCCTGAAGGCTATctccaaaaaggataaatatgataaaattatggaaaagaaaatatccaCCTCTGTAGAAGTCTTGTGTAGAAATTCAAGCT TCGAATTTGTAACCTATTTAAATTACTGTCGATCTTTACGATTTGAAGATAGACCCGATTATACCTACCTAAGAAGACTCCTGAAGGATTTGTTCATAAG AGAGGGATTCTCGTACGACTTTTTGTTCGACTGGACCTGTGTCTACGCATCggagaaggacaaaaaaaaaatgttagaaaataaaaaccgCTTTGACCAAACAGCAGATCAGGAAGGCAGAGTGAAGCAAAACTAG